In Methanoculleus sp. SDB, a single window of DNA contains:
- a CDS encoding 1-(5-phosphoribosyl)-5-[(5-phosphoribosylamino)methylideneamino] imidazole-4-carboxamide isomerase encodes MEIFPAVDILGGRCVQLVQGVRENARFYGDPLACATRWLDEGASSLHIINLDGAFGNARENAEQIRRIVSETGVFVQLGGGIRSVEDAEAWLALGVDRVILGTLAIRHPESIRDLAEAHGSSSVMAGVDARGGEIVVEGWTERAGDYLLWAEKFEHLGAGSLLFTNVDVEGLLQGIDPEPVRRLVAHTRLPVVAAGGITCIDDITALNHMGVAGAVLGSALYSGNIALCEALEAIR; translated from the coding sequence ATGGAAATATTCCCTGCCGTCGATATCCTCGGGGGACGATGCGTCCAGCTTGTACAGGGAGTCAGGGAGAATGCACGGTTTTACGGGGATCCGCTTGCATGCGCAACCCGGTGGCTCGATGAGGGCGCGAGCTCCCTTCATATCATCAACCTCGACGGTGCATTCGGCAATGCCCGGGAAAATGCGGAACAGATTCGCAGGATCGTGTCGGAGACCGGTGTGTTCGTCCAGCTCGGCGGAGGGATCCGGAGCGTGGAGGATGCCGAAGCCTGGCTCGCCCTCGGTGTGGACCGGGTCATCCTCGGTACGCTCGCCATCCGCCACCCGGAGAGCATCAGGGATCTTGCAGAGGCGCACGGCTCATCCTCCGTCATGGCCGGTGTCGATGCACGCGGCGGAGAGATCGTGGTCGAGGGATGGACGGAGCGGGCGGGGGACTACCTTCTCTGGGCAGAGAAATTCGAACACCTCGGCGCCGGGTCCCTCCTCTTCACCAACGTCGACGTGGAGGGGCTTTTGCAGGGAATCGACCCCGAACCCGTACGAAGGCTGGTGGCGCACACACGGCTTCCGGTCGTTGCTGCCGGGGGAATCACGTGCATCGACGACATCACCGCCCTCAACCACATGGGTGTGGCCGGGGCGGTGCTCGGATCCGCCCTCTACAGCGGGAATATTGCCCTTTGCGAGGCACTGGAGGCGATACGATGA
- a CDS encoding imidazoleglycerol-phosphate dehydratase: MRTGLYSRKTQETDVEVRIDLDGDGDVAVTTGIPFFDHMLCAMGRHGRIGLWVKATGDLPIDSHHTVEDTGIVLGTALKNALGDGRGIRRFAHTAVPMDEAIATVTLDWGGRGYLVWEDAFSDIPLGGSVPGDLFEHFFYSLCINAGMTAHISIRGANDHHACEAAFKAFGIALANATAIDGKRDDIPSTKGVF, from the coding sequence ATGAGAACAGGTTTGTATAGTCGGAAAACACAGGAGACTGATGTTGAGGTGCGCATCGATCTGGACGGAGACGGGGACGTGGCCGTAACAACCGGCATCCCGTTCTTCGACCACATGCTCTGCGCAATGGGGCGGCACGGCCGCATAGGCCTTTGGGTGAAAGCAACCGGCGACCTCCCGATCGACAGCCATCATACGGTGGAGGATACCGGTATCGTCCTCGGAACCGCACTGAAAAACGCACTCGGAGACGGGAGAGGCATCCGACGGTTTGCCCACACGGCCGTTCCGATGGACGAGGCGATTGCCACGGTCACCCTCGACTGGGGAGGCAGGGGATATCTTGTCTGGGAGGACGCGTTCTCGGACATCCCTCTCGGCGGATCGGTTCCCGGCGATCTGTTCGAGCACTTCTTCTACAGCCTGTGCATCAATGCCGGCATGACCGCCCACATCAGTATACGCGGGGCAAACGATCACCATGCATGCGAAGCCGCTTTTAAGGCATTCGGCATCGCTCTCGCAAATGCAACGGCAATTGACGGTAAAAGAGATGATATCCCGAGTACGAAAGGTGTGTTCTGA
- a CDS encoding histone, translating to MADLPIAAVVRIAKKNGAERVGSDAAEALVKAAESYIANLTKEANKLAMHAGRKTIKEEDVAMAVESA from the coding sequence ATGGCTGATCTACCAATTGCTGCAGTAGTTCGTATTGCAAAGAAAAATGGTGCAGAGCGTGTCGGCAGTGATGCAGCAGAGGCACTCGTAAAGGCCGCTGAAAGCTACATCGCAAACCTGACAAAGGAAGCAAACAAGCTCGCCATGCACGCCGGAAGAAAGACGATTAAAGAAGAAGATGTGGCAATGGCGGTTGAATCCGCCTGA
- a CDS encoding phosphotransacetylase: MIVGIGAISNPETVISATAGLPEEISLRFYLTPGQAPVIPPYAEAVSGPDPGLLMVSDLAAGRIDAAVRGTLPAGSTLSALKEVCGADHLERVALLETAYGVRFLLAPVGIDEGWTVARKVALIAKARTLARRIGIDDSVAVLSGGRMGDIGRHPQVDRSLADAELVARLTSSVHSEILIEDAVGSHGVIIAPDGISGNLIFRTLVFLGKGAAHGAPVVNINKIFVDTSRASLNYSNAILLAATLAKCKKTH, translated from the coding sequence ATGATAGTGGGGATCGGTGCAATATCTAACCCTGAAACGGTGATTTCTGCCACAGCCGGATTGCCCGAAGAGATTTCTCTCCGGTTCTATCTCACTCCCGGACAGGCTCCGGTCATCCCCCCCTATGCCGAAGCGGTCTCCGGACCCGACCCCGGACTCCTGATGGTTTCCGATCTGGCTGCGGGGCGTATCGATGCCGCAGTCAGGGGGACTCTTCCGGCAGGCAGCACGCTTTCCGCCCTGAAGGAGGTCTGCGGGGCCGATCATCTCGAACGGGTGGCGCTCCTTGAGACGGCATACGGCGTGAGGTTCCTCCTCGCCCCTGTCGGTATCGACGAGGGCTGGACTGTGGCACGGAAAGTCGCCCTGATTGCGAAGGCACGGACCCTTGCACGGCGGATTGGCATTGATGATTCGGTCGCCGTCCTGTCCGGGGGAAGGATGGGCGACATCGGAAGGCATCCGCAGGTGGACCGGAGCCTCGCCGATGCGGAACTCGTCGCCCGCCTCACCTCGTCCGTCCATTCAGAGATACTTATCGAGGATGCTGTCGGATCGCACGGGGTGATCATAGCACCGGACGGGATTTCCGGGAACCTGATATTCCGTACGCTTGTTTTCCTCGGAAAGGGGGCCGCACATGGGGCTCCCGTGGTAAATATCAATAAAATATTTGTAGATACTTCGCGCGCTTCATTAAATTATTCCAATGCGATATTGCTTGCCGCAACGCTGGCTAAATGCAAAAAAACCCATTAA
- a CDS encoding replication protein C, translated as MDWTEQYRPLHLPDIVGNGAAIRRIVDWAREWTRSSKPLILYGKPGTGKTSAAHALARDMQWETIELNASDQRTKGAIERIAGTSSMTASLSGAQRKLIILDEADNLHGTSDRGGAKAIGDLIRGSLHPIILIANDLFAIPKDLKKRCEPIQFKALPARSIVPRLRHICRSEGLGCNEEALSSIAESASGDMRAAVNMLYAAAIGSPSLDTRGIATSGKDGRATIFDLVARLFRAPSDADLLRLSYEVADTPDTIIQWIGENTRYISSPAERNDAYRSISRADEFIGYTLRRQYYTLWRYATALMLVGTARAAQGSQLTGRIAPPGRWRAMAGMKRQKAIRTTVLNKFSRRLRMPQQTLRDDFLTPIALMINARAPAFAREFDLDADELNFFLHDRERSVKITREAAELPDLPETQKSSPPPPEPETTPPKKTADSQSTLFDGF; from the coding sequence ATGGACTGGACGGAACAATACCGGCCCCTGCATCTTCCGGATATTGTTGGAAACGGGGCTGCAATCCGCCGGATTGTCGACTGGGCGCGAGAATGGACACGGAGCAGCAAACCACTTATCCTCTACGGGAAGCCCGGCACCGGCAAGACATCCGCAGCCCATGCACTTGCCCGCGATATGCAATGGGAAACCATCGAACTCAATGCAAGCGACCAGCGGACGAAAGGTGCCATCGAACGGATCGCCGGCACCAGCAGCATGACGGCGAGCCTCTCGGGAGCGCAGCGCAAACTCATCATTCTCGATGAAGCGGATAATCTCCACGGCACGTCGGACAGGGGAGGGGCGAAGGCGATTGGAGACCTGATCCGGGGATCGCTTCATCCCATTATCCTGATTGCAAACGACCTCTTTGCCATCCCGAAGGACCTCAAGAAACGGTGCGAACCGATCCAGTTCAAGGCCCTTCCGGCACGTTCCATCGTGCCCCGCCTCAGGCATATCTGCAGGAGTGAAGGGCTTGGCTGCAACGAGGAAGCGCTCTCTTCCATTGCGGAGTCCGCATCAGGTGATATGCGGGCGGCGGTGAACATGCTCTATGCCGCGGCAATCGGAAGTCCCTCACTCGACACACGCGGGATCGCCACGTCCGGGAAGGACGGGCGTGCCACCATCTTCGATCTCGTCGCCCGCCTCTTCCGCGCACCCTCCGATGCGGATCTTCTCCGCCTCTCGTACGAGGTCGCCGATACGCCCGACACCATCATCCAGTGGATCGGGGAAAATACCCGGTATATTTCATCCCCCGCAGAGCGTAATGACGCATACCGGAGCATCTCGCGTGCCGATGAATTCATCGGGTACACCCTTCGCCGGCAGTATTATACACTCTGGCGGTATGCGACCGCACTGATGCTGGTCGGTACTGCCCGGGCCGCACAGGGATCGCAGCTTACCGGCCGTATCGCACCTCCCGGCCGGTGGAGGGCAATGGCCGGGATGAAGCGGCAGAAGGCGATCCGCACCACGGTGCTGAATAAATTTTCCCGGCGCCTCCGGATGCCGCAACAGACGCTCCGTGACGACTTTCTCACTCCCATCGCGCTGATGATCAACGCCCGTGCACCCGCCTTTGCGAGAGAGTTCGATCTTGACGCGGATGAGCTGAATTTCTTTCTCCACGACCGGGAACGAAGTGTGAAAATCACCCGGGAGGCTGCAGAGCTGCCGGATCTCCCCGAAACACAGAAAAGTTCACCCCCGCCTCCGGAACCGGAAACCACTCCCCCGAAAAAGACGGCCGACTCGCAGTCAACGCTCTTCGACGGTTTCTGA
- a CDS encoding peptidase M54: MGVIIFWDHQAPDGIQLPVARMISQILDMPVEVRESPILLRGFNRQRNQHNARAILDDIQDKYTRVNGTEESLLLVVAADLCIPERDFLFGLAREAINTAIISTARLGNGYYGRLHHDDDIIDRVVKEGAHEIGHLFGLAHCDEPECIMFLPETLDDLDRKKKMLCPLCREHLADRRDRRKTAGTAPAADREYL; this comes from the coding sequence ATGGGTGTCATTATTTTTTGGGATCACCAGGCCCCCGATGGCATTCAACTGCCCGTTGCACGAATGATTTCCCAGATTCTCGATATGCCGGTCGAGGTGCGGGAAAGCCCGATTCTCCTCAGGGGATTTAACCGGCAGCGAAACCAGCATAATGCCCGGGCAATTCTCGACGATATTCAGGACAAATATACACGGGTAAACGGTACAGAGGAATCCCTGCTGCTGGTGGTCGCCGCCGATCTCTGCATCCCGGAACGTGATTTCCTCTTCGGTCTCGCACGCGAGGCAATCAACACCGCAATCATCTCCACGGCACGGCTCGGAAACGGGTACTACGGGCGTCTCCACCACGACGATGATATCATCGACCGTGTCGTCAAGGAAGGTGCGCACGAGATCGGTCACCTCTTCGGCCTTGCGCACTGTGATGAACCCGAGTGCATCATGTTCCTCCCCGAGACCCTCGATGACCTCGACCGGAAAAAAAAGATGCTCTGCCCGCTGTGCCGGGAGCACCTCGCCGATCGCCGTGACCGGAGAAAAACGGCCGGGACGGCACCGGCTGCGGATCGAGAATATTTATAG
- a CDS encoding cytosine deaminase, with protein sequence MDAFMQAAIAEAETGLSEGGIPIGAVLVRDGRVIGRGHNRRVQQSVPVLHAGIDCLRNAGCIGSYAGTILYSTLMPRFLCAGAKTFLEEHGVVVEDRDLSGCVEMMAACIREHPVLWDEDIGEGDGECRL encoded by the coding sequence ATGGATGCATTCATGCAGGCTGCGATTGCGGAGGCAGAAACCGGCCTTTCAGAGGGTGGCATTCCCATCGGTGCGGTGCTCGTCAGGGACGGACGTGTCATCGGCCGGGGGCACAACCGGCGGGTGCAGCAGTCCGTTCCGGTGCTGCATGCCGGGATAGACTGCCTTCGAAACGCGGGCTGCATCGGCAGCTACGCGGGCACTATCCTGTATTCTACGCTGATGCCTCGTTTCCTCTGTGCCGGCGCGAAAACGTTTCTTGAAGAACACGGTGTCGTGGTTGAAGATCGTGACCTCTCCGGGTGTGTGGAGATGATGGCGGCATGTATACGGGAGCACCCCGTTCTCTGGGACGAGGATATCGGGGAAGGCGACGGGGAGTGCCGGTTATGA
- a CDS encoding ABC transporter, with product MKSRDLAIAGILLAIGAILRYLSNIIPGAIVANPIIALYCLAIILIAPKVKDALGIGVVAGIMSALISHSIFPPANLISEPLGALVCLIVFTVLRGRIPLAPGIATLIATLASGFSFLLVSLTVIVASVITPPGENFTIEAFIIGVSPIIVLTAIANALIAQILSFPASRILMRGATGENGAAPPLPPEMQPGTAPESGDAIAFDAFSYTYPQGETPALSGITLTIPRGQCVLVNGATGAGKTTFCLAAAGILNHEYEGLTEGSIEIFGRKAGEYRDMGEIGRTVGVVFDDADAQLIFTTVEEEVLSGLENRGMEASDVKRRLEAILQLTDLAHLRYRPPHTLSGGQKQRVSLAATLASGTECLILDEATAELDETATATIIGILARLKADGKTILVVEQKPEELAGIADRVICIEKGCLTGSYAAEDYFREFGRSDEEEAPCPAPGPCPPTGPPVISVRDLVHAYGDTRALDGISFDIGAGELLAIIGENGSGKTTLVKHFNGLLHPTSGRVTVSGTDTAGATVTELARHVGLVFQNPDTMLFEDTVEKEILFGLKNIGKETGADEAIAAVLNEVGLLHRKGSFPRAMSRGERQRLAIACVTAMQPEVIVLDEPTTGLDTVEAARIMGILERLADAGHTVIMVSHDMRIVENHARRIIKMENGKITLDTGCSGEVV from the coding sequence ATGAAATCACGCGACCTTGCCATTGCCGGTATCCTGCTTGCCATCGGGGCGATTCTGCGGTACCTCTCAAACATTATCCCGGGGGCGATCGTCGCCAATCCGATCATCGCCCTGTACTGTCTCGCGATCATCCTCATCGCCCCGAAAGTGAAGGATGCGCTCGGGATCGGTGTCGTTGCCGGCATCATGTCCGCCCTGATCAGCCACTCGATCTTCCCCCCCGCAAACCTGATCAGCGAACCGCTCGGCGCGCTGGTCTGTCTCATCGTATTTACCGTGCTCCGCGGGCGCATCCCGCTTGCACCGGGGATTGCGACACTCATCGCCACCCTTGCGAGCGGATTTTCCTTCCTGCTGGTCAGTCTGACGGTCATCGTCGCCTCGGTAATCACACCCCCGGGAGAGAATTTTACGATTGAAGCGTTTATCATCGGAGTTTCCCCCATCATCGTCCTGACGGCCATCGCGAACGCGCTGATTGCCCAGATCCTCTCATTCCCGGCTTCGCGCATCCTGATGCGCGGCGCTACGGGTGAGAACGGGGCCGCCCCCCCACTCCCGCCGGAGATGCAGCCCGGAACAGCCCCGGAGAGCGGGGATGCGATCGCCTTCGATGCCTTCTCCTATACCTACCCTCAGGGGGAAACACCGGCACTCTCAGGCATTACGCTCACCATCCCCCGCGGCCAGTGCGTACTTGTCAACGGAGCCACGGGAGCCGGAAAGACCACATTCTGCCTTGCTGCCGCGGGCATACTGAACCACGAATATGAGGGGCTTACGGAGGGAAGCATTGAGATATTCGGGAGAAAAGCCGGGGAATACCGCGACATGGGAGAGATCGGCAGGACGGTCGGGGTAGTCTTTGATGACGCCGATGCACAGTTGATCTTCACCACAGTGGAGGAGGAGGTCCTCTCGGGTCTCGAAAACAGGGGCATGGAGGCATCCGACGTGAAGCGGCGCCTCGAAGCGATCCTGCAGCTGACGGATCTCGCTCACCTCCGGTATCGTCCCCCCCATACACTCTCGGGCGGGCAGAAACAGCGCGTATCCCTTGCGGCGACCCTCGCTTCCGGCACAGAGTGCCTGATCCTCGACGAAGCGACCGCAGAGCTGGACGAAACGGCAACCGCAACCATCATCGGTATTCTCGCACGCCTGAAGGCAGACGGAAAGACAATCCTCGTGGTTGAACAGAAGCCGGAGGAGCTTGCCGGGATTGCCGACCGTGTGATATGCATCGAAAAGGGCTGCCTGACAGGCTCATACGCGGCAGAGGACTATTTCCGCGAGTTCGGCCGTAGCGACGAAGAGGAGGCGCCCTGCCCTGCCCCCGGCCCGTGCCCGCCGACAGGTCCTCCCGTCATCTCGGTGCGCGACCTCGTGCATGCGTACGGCGACACCCGCGCGCTGGACGGGATTTCATTCGACATCGGGGCAGGCGAACTGCTCGCGATCATCGGTGAGAACGGATCCGGGAAGACGACGCTTGTCAAGCATTTCAACGGCCTTCTTCACCCGACATCGGGAAGAGTGACGGTCTCCGGGACGGATACCGCGGGGGCGACCGTGACGGAGCTTGCACGCCATGTAGGGCTTGTCTTCCAGAATCCGGACACCATGCTCTTCGAGGATACGGTGGAGAAGGAGATCCTCTTCGGCCTGAAAAATATCGGAAAGGAGACCGGTGCGGATGAGGCCATCGCCGCGGTTCTCAACGAAGTCGGGCTCCTGCACAGGAAAGGGAGTTTTCCCCGTGCCATGAGCCGGGGTGAGAGGCAGCGGCTTGCCATTGCGTGCGTCACCGCCATGCAACCCGAGGTGATCGTCCTCGACGAACCGACGACAGGACTTGATACCGTCGAAGCGGCGCGGATCATGGGAATTCTCGAACGACTTGCCGATGCGGGCCACACGGTAATCATGGTGAGCCATGACATGCGTATCGTAGAGAACCATGCACGGAGAATTATTAAAATGGAGAACGGGAAGATAACGCTCGATACCGGTTGCAGCGGGGAGGTGGTTTAG
- a CDS encoding cobalt transporter, which produces MAELLQYQRIDGPFHRMNALVKITFIVIVIIMAVISTEPAVLAGIVVVLFLLSVAGRFARELLRQVPMLIFLSAGLLLLTVLTMQGGETVAYLIPRFVPGIGGFIPITTGAIAFALILSLRFFAMLFAFQLMIISTQPRDLVEALRKLRLPMDYTLMLLIAIRFIPSLQLEGKRIQEAQLARAYYPGAGFTGKVKALTPIIIPLVSNALGKANVLGLTIDLRGLRSMQRTPSAEKAFGTADGGLIAVAVALVAVFVAITML; this is translated from the coding sequence ATGGCCGAACTGCTTCAGTACCAGCGAATCGACGGACCGTTTCACCGGATGAATGCACTCGTGAAGATCACGTTCATCGTGATTGTCATCATCATGGCGGTAATCTCAACGGAGCCTGCCGTTCTCGCCGGGATTGTCGTCGTCCTCTTCCTCCTCTCGGTTGCGGGAAGGTTCGCACGGGAACTCCTCAGGCAGGTTCCCATGCTGATCTTCCTCTCCGCGGGCCTCCTGCTCCTGACCGTGCTGACGATGCAGGGCGGGGAGACGGTGGCGTACCTGATTCCCCGGTTCGTGCCGGGGATCGGCGGATTCATCCCCATCACCACCGGCGCAATCGCGTTTGCACTGATCCTCTCGCTCCGGTTCTTCGCGATGCTCTTCGCCTTCCAGCTCATGATCATCTCGACCCAGCCCCGCGATCTCGTCGAGGCGCTCAGGAAACTGCGACTCCCGATGGACTACACCCTCATGCTGCTCATCGCGATCCGGTTTATCCCGAGCCTGCAGCTCGAGGGCAAACGCATTCAGGAGGCCCAGCTTGCCCGTGCCTACTACCCCGGTGCGGGCTTTACGGGGAAGGTGAAAGCCCTCACCCCGATCATCATCCCGCTGGTCTCGAACGCGCTCGGGAAGGCGAACGTGCTGGGCCTTACCATCGACCTCCGGGGCCTCCGGAGCATGCAGCGGACGCCATCGGCGGAGAAGGCGTTCGGGACCGCCGATGGCGGGCTGATTGCCGTTGCGGTGGCGCTGGTGGCGGTGTTTGTGGCAATCACGATGCTGTAA
- a CDS encoding peptidase M24, with product MHRKVPFPELRDRMNRFRIQMATDNPDWETAAFFGKINQFYFTGTMQDGMLLIPRDDEAVFWVRRSYERALGESLFPTIRPMKSFRDAFAGTGHPADTVFLETELVPLALFERLRKHMPFAHVGAVDMPIAKVRSIKSPYELSLLEQAGKIHRRVLEDLVPGILREGMSEAEFGSEVYSVMIEEGHHGIVRFGMFETEIVVGQLGFGESSIYPTYFNGPGGCYGMSPAVPVLGSRDRKLKKGDLVFIDTACGVDGYQTDKTMTYMFGKPLPDEAIRTHHQCVDIQHEMASLLRPGITPEEIYITIMEGLSSGFLKNFMGFGDRQVNFLGHGVGLQVDEMPVIARGFDEPLQEGMVLALEPKKGIRDVGMVGTENTFVVTRTGGRSLTGGNPGLIPVW from the coding sequence ATGCACCGTAAAGTCCCCTTCCCTGAACTCCGGGACCGGATGAATCGTTTCAGAATTCAGATGGCGACGGACAATCCGGACTGGGAAACGGCCGCATTCTTCGGTAAAATCAACCAGTTTTATTTCACAGGCACGATGCAGGACGGAATGCTGCTGATTCCCCGTGATGATGAGGCGGTGTTCTGGGTGCGCCGGAGTTATGAACGGGCGCTCGGAGAATCGCTTTTTCCGACAATCAGGCCGATGAAGAGTTTTCGCGATGCATTTGCCGGCACCGGACACCCGGCCGATACGGTGTTCCTGGAGACGGAACTGGTGCCGCTCGCACTCTTCGAAAGACTCCGGAAACATATGCCCTTCGCTCACGTCGGGGCGGTGGACATGCCGATAGCAAAGGTCCGGTCGATAAAAAGTCCCTATGAACTCTCGCTTCTCGAACAGGCAGGAAAGATACACCGCCGGGTACTCGAAGATCTCGTGCCGGGAATCCTCCGTGAAGGGATGAGCGAGGCTGAATTTGGGAGCGAAGTGTACTCCGTGATGATTGAGGAAGGGCACCACGGTATTGTTCGGTTCGGGATGTTTGAGACCGAGATCGTCGTCGGACAACTCGGTTTCGGCGAGAGTTCAATCTATCCGACCTATTTCAACGGTCCGGGGGGATGTTACGGCATGAGCCCTGCTGTGCCCGTTCTGGGCAGCCGCGACAGGAAACTCAAGAAAGGCGACCTGGTGTTTATCGACACCGCATGCGGCGTCGACGGTTACCAGACCGATAAAACCATGACCTATATGTTTGGAAAACCGCTTCCGGACGAGGCAATCCGCACGCACCATCAGTGTGTGGACATCCAGCACGAAATGGCTTCGCTCTTGCGACCGGGCATTACGCCGGAAGAGATCTATATCACGATTATGGAAGGATTATCCTCCGGATTTCTGAAAAATTTCATGGGATTCGGCGACAGGCAGGTGAATTTTCTGGGACATGGCGTGGGTCTGCAGGTTGACGAAATGCCGGTGATCGCCCGGGGATTCGATGAACCGCTGCAGGAAGGAATGGTCCTTGCACTGGAGCCCAAAAAGGGGATTCGGGACGTTGGGATGGTAGGTACCGAGAACACCTTCGTGGTTACCCGTACTGGCGGGAGATCGCTCACCGGCGGTAATCCCGGGTTGATCCCGGTGTGGTGA
- a CDS encoding methionine sulfoxide reductase A — MAAAEKGREMAYFAAGCFWGVEAAFRKIDGVFATEVGYMGGKLSNPSYRDVSTGLTGHAETVKIVFDPAVVSYEDLLETFWTIHDPTTKNRQGPDIGTQYRSVIFTTTPAQVAAARASRDRVGERLNRKVATEIVPASEFYRAEEYHQRYFEKEGGRGCRLW, encoded by the coding sequence ATGGCGGCGGCGGAAAAAGGACGTGAGATGGCGTATTTTGCGGCAGGATGTTTCTGGGGAGTCGAAGCGGCTTTCCGCAAGATAGACGGCGTTTTCGCAACCGAGGTCGGGTACATGGGCGGGAAGTTATCCAATCCCTCGTACCGTGATGTCAGTACCGGGCTGACGGGTCACGCGGAGACCGTGAAGATAGTCTTCGATCCTGCTGTCGTTTCCTATGAGGATCTTCTTGAAACGTTCTGGACGATCCACGATCCGACGACGAAGAACCGGCAGGGCCCCGATATCGGTACGCAGTACCGCTCCGTGATATTTACGACGACTCCCGCACAGGTGGCGGCGGCACGCGCCTCACGTGACCGGGTAGGGGAACGGCTCAACCGGAAGGTCGCGACGGAGATTGTACCGGCATCCGAATTTTACCGGGCCGAAGAGTACCACCAGCGGTATTTCGAGAAAGAGGGAGGCCGGGGCTGCCGGTTGTGGTGA
- a CDS encoding cytidylate kinase (catalyzes the formation of (d)CDP from ATP and (d)CMP), with protein MRITISGPPGSGTTSLAKFLVARHGFDLISAGEVFRSLARERGMDLAAFGKLAEEDASVDKMIDARQKEVGEKRDDIIIEGRLAGWMVTNADLRIWVTASLTCRGARVAERDGGDPGVAADMTAEREECEALRYSKYYAIDIADLSPYDLVVSSEKWGKEELGMIVTTALEYLWK; from the coding sequence ATGCGGATAACCATCAGCGGACCCCCCGGCAGCGGCACGACGTCTCTCGCGAAGTTTCTCGTTGCCCGCCACGGGTTCGACCTGATCTCTGCGGGTGAAGTGTTTCGCAGTCTTGCACGGGAACGCGGCATGGACCTGGCTGCATTCGGGAAGCTTGCGGAAGAGGATGCTTCCGTCGATAAAATGATCGATGCCCGCCAGAAAGAGGTGGGAGAGAAACGCGACGATATCATCATCGAGGGCCGGCTTGCGGGGTGGATGGTGACGAACGCCGACCTCCGCATCTGGGTGACGGCGTCGCTCACCTGCCGGGGGGCCCGCGTTGCGGAGCGGGACGGAGGTGACCCCGGGGTCGCTGCGGACATGACCGCGGAACGCGAGGAGTGCGAAGCGCTCCGGTACAGTAAATACTATGCTATCGATATTGCCGATCTCTCCCCGTATGACCTTGTCGTCAGTTCTGAAAAATGGGGAAAGGAAGAGCTCGGCATGATCGTCACTACCGCGCTCGAGTATCTCTGGAAGTAA
- a CDS encoding adenylate kinase (catalyzes the formation of 2 ADP from AMP and ATP): MLGKTVVITGVPGVGKTTVINGAIDLLRNEGVVYNPINFGTFMFDIASREGLVTDRDEMRKLDQDVQRRVQRLAAQGIAQTGGNIIVDTHCTVSTPRGFLAGLPEWVLRELKPDIFVLVETDEDQILTRRLSDESRVRDREGYIGIRDHQQFNRSIAASYAMLSGCTVKIIRNADFLLDKAVADMADILR; the protein is encoded by the coding sequence ATTTTGGGAAAAACAGTCGTCATCACCGGCGTCCCGGGCGTCGGAAAAACAACGGTCATCAACGGCGCGATCGATCTCCTCAGAAATGAGGGTGTCGTGTATAATCCAATCAATTTCGGGACATTTATGTTCGATATAGCGTCCCGCGAAGGCCTGGTCACGGACCGCGACGAGATGCGAAAGCTTGACCAGGACGTCCAGCGACGGGTTCAGCGTCTTGCCGCTCAGGGCATCGCACAGACCGGTGGCAATATCATTGTGGATACCCACTGCACGGTCAGCACCCCGCGCGGATTTCTTGCGGGACTGCCTGAGTGGGTGCTTCGGGAACTCAAACCCGATATCTTCGTGCTCGTCGAGACCGACGAGGACCAAATTCTCACCCGCCGCCTCTCTGATGAATCACGTGTACGGGACAGGGAAGGGTACATCGGCATCCGTGATCACCAGCAGTTCAACCGATCCATCGCAGCATCGTATGCGATGCTATCGGGCTGCACCGTTAAAATAATCCGGAACGCGGACTTTTTGCTCGATAAAGCTGTTGCTGACATGGCCGACATCCTGAGGTGA